A stretch of the Dechloromonas sp. TW-R-39-2 genome encodes the following:
- the mutS gene encoding DNA mismatch repair protein MutS, translating into MMRQYLALKAQHPTTILFYRMGDFYELFFEDAEKAARLLDITLTTRGQTAGVPIKMAGVPFHSLEPYLARLVKLGESVVICEQVGDPATSKGPVERAVSRIVTPGTLTDAALIDDKRDIWLLALTTTRNTAGLARLNLASGEFILTEVPSDQIAATLERIRPAEILYPETWTPDFSIDAARTRQPDWYFEYDSAKRLLCEQFKVASLAGFGAEGLRPAIAAAGALLQYAQATQTGSLPHLRALTVELEGAYLGLDLATRRNLELTETLRGQPSPTLCSLLDNCVTSMGSRLLRHTLHHPLRERGIPAARHGAVESLLEDYGRMAGEVRRELRGIADIERIAGRIALRNARPRDLASLRESLLRLDPLRQPLNGAISPLLGQLLEALQTPAAALDLLIRSIAAEPAAQVRDGGIIAPGYDADLDELRSLNDNCGAFLVDMEIRERERTGISSLKVEFNKVHGFYIEVTHANTDKIPEDYRRRQTLKNAERYITPELKAFEDKALSAQERSLAREKLLYEAILSELLPVVPVLQTIARAVAQLDLLAGFADTALKRNWSRPEFSDEIGLTVTGGRHPVVEGEMANSAETFIANDCRLAENRRLLLITGPNMGGKSTYMRQTALIALLAHIGSYVPAERCVLGPLDRIFTRIGASDDLASGRSTFMVEMTEAAAILHHATANSLVLMDEIGRGTSTFDGMSLAFAILRHLIDKNRCLTLFATHYFELTRLSHEYSELANVHLDAVEHNDRIVFMHSVEEGPANQSYGIQVAALAGIPNTVVRAARKQLREFEQRAAIDPLQPDLFTLSDPEPPEAEPHPALDQLAGIDPDSLTPREALDALYALKAMLRP; encoded by the coding sequence ATGATGCGCCAATACCTGGCGCTGAAAGCCCAGCATCCGACGACTATTCTGTTTTATCGGATGGGCGATTTTTACGAGCTGTTTTTCGAGGATGCGGAGAAAGCGGCGCGGCTGCTCGATATTACGCTGACGACTCGCGGCCAAACGGCTGGTGTGCCGATCAAGATGGCCGGGGTGCCCTTTCATTCGCTTGAGCCTTACCTGGCGCGGCTGGTCAAGCTCGGAGAGTCGGTTGTTATTTGTGAGCAGGTTGGTGATCCGGCGACGAGCAAAGGCCCGGTCGAACGTGCCGTCAGCCGCATTGTCACGCCGGGGACGCTGACCGATGCGGCGCTGATCGACGACAAGCGCGATATCTGGCTGCTCGCGCTGACCACGACGCGCAACACGGCAGGCCTGGCGCGGCTCAACCTGGCGAGCGGCGAATTCATCCTGACCGAAGTGCCGAGCGACCAGATCGCGGCAACGCTGGAACGTATCCGCCCGGCCGAAATTCTGTATCCAGAAACCTGGACGCCCGATTTTTCAATCGATGCCGCCCGTACGCGCCAGCCCGACTGGTATTTTGAGTACGACTCAGCCAAACGCTTGCTCTGCGAGCAATTCAAGGTTGCCTCGCTGGCCGGTTTCGGTGCTGAAGGCTTGCGCCCGGCGATTGCTGCCGCGGGCGCCCTGCTGCAGTACGCCCAAGCAACGCAGACCGGTAGTTTGCCGCATTTGCGCGCGTTGACCGTGGAACTCGAAGGCGCTTACCTCGGCCTCGATCTGGCGACGCGGCGCAATCTTGAATTGACCGAAACGCTGCGCGGGCAGCCTTCGCCGACCCTCTGTTCGCTGCTCGACAATTGCGTGACCAGCATGGGCTCACGCCTGCTCCGCCACACCCTGCACCATCCGCTGCGCGAACGCGGCATTCCTGCGGCCCGCCACGGCGCCGTCGAGTCGCTGCTCGAAGACTACGGCCGGATGGCTGGCGAGGTGCGCCGCGAGTTGCGCGGCATCGCCGATATCGAGCGCATCGCCGGCCGGATTGCGTTGCGCAATGCCCGGCCACGCGACCTGGCCAGCTTGCGTGAATCGCTTCTGCGGCTCGACCCGCTGCGCCAGCCACTCAATGGAGCAATTTCCCCGCTGCTCGGTCAATTGCTTGAAGCCCTGCAGACGCCGGCCGCTGCGCTTGATCTGCTGATTCGCTCGATCGCCGCCGAACCTGCCGCCCAGGTGCGTGATGGCGGCATCATTGCGCCGGGCTACGATGCCGATCTCGATGAACTGCGCTCGCTGAATGACAACTGCGGTGCCTTCCTGGTCGATATGGAAATTCGCGAACGCGAGCGCACCGGCATTTCCAGCCTCAAGGTCGAATTCAACAAGGTGCATGGCTTCTATATCGAAGTCACCCACGCCAATACGGACAAGATTCCCGAGGATTATCGCCGTCGCCAGACGCTGAAAAATGCCGAGCGCTACATTACCCCGGAGTTGAAGGCTTTCGAGGATAAGGCGCTGTCGGCCCAGGAGCGTTCGCTGGCCCGTGAAAAACTTCTTTACGAAGCCATTCTCAGCGAGTTGCTGCCGGTTGTTCCCGTTCTCCAGACCATCGCCCGTGCCGTGGCGCAGCTCGATCTGTTGGCCGGTTTTGCCGATACGGCGCTCAAGCGCAACTGGAGCCGACCGGAATTCAGCGATGAAATCGGGTTGACCGTGACAGGCGGCCGTCATCCGGTTGTTGAAGGCGAAATGGCCAACAGTGCCGAAACCTTCATCGCCAATGACTGCAGATTGGCCGAAAATCGTCGCCTGTTGCTGATCACCGGCCCGAACATGGGCGGTAAATCAACCTATATGCGGCAAACGGCCTTGATTGCCCTGCTCGCCCATATTGGCAGCTATGTACCGGCCGAGCGTTGCGTACTCGGCCCGCTGGACCGTATCTTCACCCGGATTGGTGCCTCGGACGACCTGGCCTCAGGCCGTTCAACCTTCATGGTCGAAATGACCGAAGCGGCGGCCATCCTGCATCACGCCACGGCCAACAGCCTGGTCCTGATGGATGAAATCGGTCGCGGCACCTCGACCTTTGACGGTATGTCGCTGGCCTTTGCCATCTTGCGTCACCTGATCGACAAGAACCGATGCCTGACGCTGTTTGCCACCCACTATTTCGAATTGACCCGCCTGTCGCATGAATACAGCGAACTGGCCAATGTGCACCTCGACGCGGTCGAGCACAATGACCGTATCGTCTTCATGCATTCGGTTGAGGAAGGCCCGGCCAACCAAAGTTACGGTATCCAGGTTGCGGCACTGGCCGGCATTCCGAACACCGTTGTGCGCGCGGCCCGCAAACAATTGCGTGAGTTCGAACAACGTGCGGCAATCGATCCACTGCAGCCCGATCTGTTTACGCTGAGCGATCCGGAGCCGCCGGAGGCCGAGCCGCATCCGGCACTCGATCAATTGGCTGGCATCGATCCGGATAGCCTGACCCCGCGCGAAGCGCTCGATGCCCTGTACGCCCTGAAAGCCATGTTGCGGCCATGA
- the menD gene encoding 2-succinyl-5-enolpyruvyl-6-hydroxy-3-cyclohexene-1-carboxylic-acid synthase: protein MSTIGNLNYRWSQALVSGFVAAGVARAVISPGSRSTPLALAMLRQPGLICDVAVDERCAAFFALGQAKASRQPVLLLATSGTAPANWLPAVIEASQSGVPLILLSADRPPELQQCGANQTVNQSAMFSPYVRAAHLLGAPDAGFDPGWLHRLAAQMCEQASWPRPGPVHLNQPFREPLLPSEPLPDAPDLPRIHTSQPVMAPEPQAIADLARTISGRPGLIVAGESPFDSGYAEALTALAGQLDCPILAEPLSNLRFGTHDRSRLCVRYNRWLADPVLARRCRPEWVLRFGATPVTRHLQQYLASLLGTHAWIEPTPGWSDPAHRLTHLLRADPAAACRALLAAVPAAAAPAWREAFVAAERQAEADQAAPHIAALIAELPDDCAVFVGNSLAIRQLDSNSGGADKALCFYGNRGASGIDGNISTAAGIAAIHGRVVALLGDLTCQHDLGGLALLQGRNAVVVAVNNAGGGIFDYLPQAALAEFETGWRTPQQISFRHAAQTFSLGYHAVESIDAFGQSLRAAFQSGGPQLIELRLP, encoded by the coding sequence ATGAGCACGATCGGCAATCTCAACTATCGATGGTCGCAGGCTTTGGTCAGCGGTTTTGTTGCGGCCGGTGTGGCGCGTGCGGTGATTTCGCCTGGTTCGCGTTCGACACCGCTGGCGCTGGCCATGCTGCGCCAGCCCGGTCTGATCTGCGATGTCGCGGTCGACGAGCGTTGTGCGGCATTTTTCGCGCTTGGCCAAGCCAAAGCCAGCCGACAGCCGGTTTTGTTGCTGGCGACATCGGGAACGGCGCCGGCCAATTGGTTGCCGGCCGTGATCGAGGCCAGTCAGTCCGGGGTTCCACTGATTTTGCTGTCGGCCGATCGTCCACCCGAGCTCCAGCAATGCGGCGCCAATCAGACCGTCAATCAGAGTGCGATGTTTTCACCTTATGTTCGTGCTGCACATTTGCTCGGTGCGCCTGATGCCGGCTTTGATCCTGGCTGGCTGCACCGGCTGGCGGCCCAGATGTGCGAACAGGCAAGCTGGCCCCGCCCCGGCCCTGTCCACCTCAACCAGCCATTCCGCGAACCCTTGTTGCCGAGCGAGCCGCTGCCGGATGCTCCGGATTTGCCGCGCATCCATACCAGCCAGCCCGTCATGGCGCCGGAGCCGCAGGCGATCGCCGACCTGGCCAGGACCATTTCCGGGCGTCCCGGGCTGATCGTCGCAGGTGAGTCACCATTCGATTCCGGCTATGCCGAGGCGTTGACCGCGCTGGCCGGTCAACTGGATTGCCCGATTCTGGCAGAGCCTTTGTCCAATCTGCGTTTCGGAACGCATGACCGTTCCCGCTTGTGTGTTCGCTACAACCGCTGGCTGGCTGACCCGGTATTGGCCAGGCGCTGTCGACCCGAATGGGTGCTGCGTTTTGGCGCCACGCCGGTCACCCGTCATCTGCAACAATACCTTGCTTCGCTTTTAGGCACGCATGCCTGGATCGAGCCGACACCTGGCTGGAGCGATCCGGCGCATCGTCTGACGCATCTGCTGCGCGCCGATCCGGCAGCGGCTTGCCGGGCTCTGCTGGCAGCGGTGCCCGCAGCGGCTGCCCCCGCCTGGCGAGAAGCATTCGTCGCTGCCGAAAGGCAGGCCGAGGCAGATCAGGCTGCACCGCACATTGCTGCCTTGATCGCCGAATTGCCGGATGATTGCGCCGTATTCGTCGGCAACTCACTGGCCATTCGTCAGTTGGACAGCAATTCCGGCGGTGCCGACAAGGCCTTGTGCTTCTACGGCAATCGCGGGGCGAGCGGTATTGACGGCAATATCTCGACGGCCGCGGGGATTGCCGCAATTCATGGTCGTGTCGTTGCGCTGCTTGGCGATCTGACTTGCCAGCACGATCTGGGCGGACTGGCTTTGCTGCAGGGTCGAAATGCTGTCGTTGTCGCGGTCAACAACGCAGGTGGCGGCATTTTCGATTATCTGCCGCAAGCTGCGCTCGCTGAGTTCGAAACCGGTTGGCGAACGCCCCAGCAAATCAGTTTCCGCCATGCGGCACAGACTTTTTCCCTGGGCTACCACGCGGTAGAAAGCATCGATGCCTTTGGCCAATCGCTGCGGGCCGCTTTCCAGTCTGGCGGACCGCAGTTGATTGAGCTGCGCCTTCCCTGA
- a CDS encoding DsbA family oxidoreductase, with amino-acid sequence MLNIDIVADIVCPWCFIGKRRLETAIELVRRELPNFEYSTCWRPFFLNPDTPPEGEPYLPFLEQKFGGPAAVEALFERVREAGRAYGIDYAFEKISLRANTFQAHRLLYWAQQHGSADALIERLFVAQFQRGEQVGGGAVLVNIAAECGYPAAEVAAYLTSTADAALVLADAQEIRAMGVRMVPTFILEDQHVIVGAEDPAVLANAILQLAGAAK; translated from the coding sequence ATGCTGAATATCGACATTGTTGCCGACATCGTTTGTCCCTGGTGCTTCATCGGCAAGCGCCGGCTTGAAACGGCGATTGAACTGGTACGTCGGGAGCTGCCCAATTTTGAATACAGCACCTGCTGGCGCCCTTTTTTCCTGAACCCAGATACGCCGCCGGAAGGTGAGCCTTACCTGCCTTTTCTTGAGCAGAAATTCGGTGGGCCGGCTGCTGTGGAAGCTTTGTTCGAGCGTGTTCGTGAGGCTGGACGGGCCTACGGCATCGACTATGCTTTCGAGAAAATCAGCCTGCGTGCCAATACTTTTCAGGCGCATCGATTGCTTTACTGGGCGCAGCAACACGGCAGTGCCGATGCCTTGATCGAGCGCCTGTTTGTTGCCCAGTTCCAGCGCGGCGAGCAAGTGGGGGGTGGCGCGGTACTGGTCAATATTGCGGCTGAGTGCGGTTATCCGGCCGCGGAAGTTGCCGCTTATCTGACGTCGACCGCAGATGCCGCACTCGTTCTGGCCGATGCGCAGGAAATTCGAGCGATGGGCGTGCGCATGGTGCCAACCTTTATTCTGGAAGATCAGCACGTCATCGTGGGGGCTGAAGATCCGGCCGTATTGGCCAATGCCATCCTGCAACTGGCTGGCGCCGCGAAATAA
- a CDS encoding trimeric intracellular cation channel family protein — MSVDALLYWVGMAAVAVNALTGVLDSRRKEMDLIGALLVGVATALGGGTIRDLLLDRNVFWVVDQTYLVAALITGLLSFFIARAFDIAPRLFLIPDAIGLALFAIVGTQVALQWHTPWLVASLMGVITGVLGGVLRDILCNDVPSIFLKGELYASAAWFGALALIGLQAIGMSPVAATWMAMALVLALRLLAMRFHITLPAFGQARAR; from the coding sequence GTGAGCGTTGATGCCCTGCTCTACTGGGTCGGCATGGCGGCTGTTGCCGTCAATGCGTTGACCGGAGTGCTCGATTCAAGGCGCAAGGAAATGGACCTGATTGGCGCCTTGCTGGTCGGTGTTGCGACCGCGCTGGGTGGCGGTACGATTCGTGATTTGCTGCTCGACCGGAATGTTTTTTGGGTCGTCGACCAGACTTACCTGGTCGCTGCGCTGATCACCGGATTGCTCAGTTTTTTCATTGCCCGCGCCTTCGATATTGCCCCACGGCTGTTCTTGATTCCCGACGCCATCGGCCTCGCGCTTTTCGCCATCGTCGGTACCCAGGTTGCCTTGCAATGGCACACCCCCTGGTTGGTCGCCAGTCTGATGGGGGTCATCACCGGCGTGTTGGGCGGGGTTCTGCGCGATATCCTGTGCAACGACGTGCCCAGCATCTTCCTCAAGGGCGAGCTTTATGCTTCGGCCGCATGGTTCGGCGCCCTGGCGCTGATTGGTTTGCAAGCCATCGGAATGTCGCCTGTCGCGGCAACCTGGATGGCCATGGCGCTGGTTCTGGCGTTGCGCTTGCTAGCCATGCGCTTCCACATCACCTTGCCGGCTTTTGGCCAGGCCAGAGCGCGTTGA
- the smpB gene encoding SsrA-binding protein SmpB codes for MSITANKKAFHEYFIEEKYEAGIALQGWEVKAIRAGRMNIKESYVIIKNGEIFLIGMHITPLPTASTHVNPDPTRTRKLLLHAAEINKLIGKVERAGFALVPLDLHYSRGRIKLEVGLAKGKKQHDKRQDEQEKDWTREKERFLKEQKN; via the coding sequence ATGAGCATTACGGCCAACAAAAAAGCCTTTCACGAATACTTCATTGAAGAGAAGTACGAGGCGGGTATTGCCCTCCAGGGATGGGAGGTCAAGGCGATTCGTGCTGGCCGGATGAACATCAAGGAATCCTACGTCATCATCAAGAATGGCGAAATTTTCCTGATTGGCATGCACATCACCCCCCTTCCTACAGCGTCGACGCATGTCAATCCGGACCCGACCCGGACTCGCAAGCTGCTGCTGCATGCCGCCGAAATCAACAAATTGATCGGCAAGGTCGAGCGGGCCGGCTTTGCCCTGGTGCCGCTTGACCTGCACTACTCACGCGGCCGGATCAAGCTCGAGGTTGGCCTGGCCAAGGGCAAGAAGCAGCACGACAAGCGCCAGGACGAGCAGGAAAAAGACTGGACGCGCGAAAAAGAGCGTTTCCTGAAAGAGCAAAAAAACTAA
- a CDS encoding type II toxin-antitoxin system RatA family toxin, with the protein MALVEKTVLIEQSAERMFALVDACEDYPAFLPWCSKTEVKFRDALKTVATLHINYHAVKSSFTTENDKDQPKLMKIRLVDGPFRRLEGAWHFKALADNACKIEFQLHYEFSSKLFEKVIGPVFSHIANTFVDAFVRRAAQVYGASHG; encoded by the coding sequence ATGGCTCTGGTCGAAAAAACAGTACTCATCGAGCAATCCGCCGAGCGCATGTTTGCGCTGGTCGATGCCTGCGAAGACTATCCGGCTTTTCTGCCCTGGTGCAGCAAGACCGAAGTCAAGTTTCGCGATGCGCTGAAAACGGTAGCGACGCTGCACATCAACTACCACGCGGTCAAATCCTCGTTTACGACGGAAAACGACAAGGATCAGCCGAAGCTGATGAAAATTCGTCTGGTCGATGGTCCTTTCCGTCGCCTGGAGGGGGCATGGCACTTCAAGGCACTGGCCGACAATGCCTGCAAGATCGAATTCCAACTGCACTACGAGTTTTCCAGCAAATTATTCGAAAAAGTCATTGGCCCGGTGTTCAGCCATATTGCCAATACTTTTGTTGACGCCTTCGTGCGTCGTGCCGCCCAAGTTTATGGAGCCAGCCATGGCTGA
- a CDS encoding RnfH family protein: MAEMINIEVCYAQLEKQALVSVKLPLGATLQQALESSGLLEKHPEIDLKKNKFGIWNKLSKTDAVLRDRDRVEIYRPLIADPKEVRKQRAAEGKVMKKGAGDTDASET; the protein is encoded by the coding sequence ATGGCTGAAATGATCAATATCGAAGTGTGCTATGCGCAACTCGAAAAACAGGCCCTGGTCAGTGTCAAATTGCCGCTTGGCGCCACACTGCAGCAAGCCCTCGAATCTTCCGGTCTACTTGAAAAACACCCCGAAATCGACCTGAAGAAAAACAAGTTCGGCATCTGGAACAAGCTGTCGAAAACCGACGCCGTACTGCGCGACCGGGATCGTGTCGAAATTTACCGCCCCTTGATCGCCGACCCGAAAGAAGTGCGCAAACAGCGTGCAGCCGAAGGCAAGGTCATGAAAAAAGGCGCCGGTGATACCGACGCCTCCGAGACCTGA
- a CDS encoding DUF4124 domain-containing protein: protein MKRLLIIAFAMTSTAASLCVQAQTYQWKDANGRTIISDTPGPGSAKTSRSTGNPAPTPTPATEKAGEAVKAAPPPQQKSIADLNLEFKKRQQDAKEKADKDAKDQAARAENQENCERARRTLTALQNGQPMAQLNEKGESQLMDNSQREQEMERARRFVTEACR from the coding sequence ATGAAAAGACTCTTGATTATTGCTTTCGCCATGACGTCGACCGCAGCAAGCTTGTGCGTGCAAGCCCAGACTTACCAGTGGAAGGATGCCAACGGCAGAACGATCATTTCCGACACACCGGGCCCCGGCTCTGCCAAAACCTCGCGCTCAACTGGAAATCCGGCACCAACACCCACGCCAGCGACTGAAAAAGCCGGCGAAGCGGTGAAGGCCGCCCCGCCTCCGCAGCAAAAGTCGATTGCCGATTTGAATCTTGAATTCAAGAAGCGTCAGCAGGACGCCAAGGAAAAGGCCGACAAGGACGCCAAGGATCAAGCGGCTCGCGCCGAGAATCAGGAAAATTGCGAGCGGGCCAGAAGAACGCTGACTGCCTTGCAGAATGGTCAGCCGATGGCGCAGTTGAACGAAAAGGGTGAAAGCCAGTTGATGGACAACAGCCAGCGCGAACAGGAAATGGAGCGCGCCCGTCGTTTCGTCACCGAGGCTTGCCGATAG
- the guaB gene encoding IMP dehydrogenase, whose amino-acid sequence MRILQKALTFDDVLLVPAHSQILPRDVSLATRLTRNITLNLPLLSAAMDTVTEGRLAIALAQEGGIGIIHKNLSAKAQAAEVAKVKRFESGILRDPITVSPLMTVRDVIEITRQHKISGLPVIDKAGKVVGIVTNRDLRFETNLDQQVRMIMTPRKRLVTVNEEASVEDAKELIRKHRLERVLVIDDQYHLRGLITVKDILKSTEHPLANKDATGRLRAGAAVGVGAGTEERVEALAEAGVDVIVVDTAHGHSQGVLDRVQWVKKNFPQIEVIGGNIATADAARALVDMGADGVKVGIGPGSICTTRIVAGVGVPQITAIQNVSEALKGTGVPMIADGGIRYSGDIAKAIAAGADTVMLGGLFAGTEEAPGEVELFQGRSYKSYRGMGSLGAMQAGSSDRYFQENTNNVDKFVPEGIEGRVPYKGSVLAVIHQLVGGLRSSMGYLGSPTIAHMHDNACFVEITSAGIRESHVHDVQITKEAPNYHLD is encoded by the coding sequence ATGCGCATTCTGCAAAAAGCCCTTACTTTTGACGACGTCCTGCTCGTCCCCGCACATTCTCAGATTCTGCCACGCGATGTCAGCCTGGCCACACGTCTGACCCGCAACATCACCCTGAACCTGCCGCTGCTGTCCGCCGCCATGGATACCGTGACGGAAGGTCGCCTGGCCATTGCCCTGGCTCAGGAAGGCGGTATCGGCATCATCCACAAGAACCTTTCTGCCAAGGCCCAGGCGGCCGAAGTAGCCAAGGTCAAGCGCTTTGAATCCGGCATCCTGCGCGACCCGATTACCGTGTCGCCGCTGATGACGGTGCGCGATGTGATCGAAATCACTCGTCAGCACAAGATCTCCGGCCTGCCGGTCATCGACAAGGCCGGCAAGGTGGTCGGCATCGTGACCAACCGCGACCTGCGCTTCGAAACCAATCTCGACCAGCAAGTCCGGATGATCATGACGCCGCGCAAGCGCCTGGTGACGGTCAACGAAGAAGCCAGCGTCGAAGACGCCAAGGAACTGATCCGCAAGCATCGCCTGGAACGTGTGCTGGTCATCGATGACCAGTACCACCTGCGCGGCCTGATCACTGTCAAGGACATTCTCAAGTCCACCGAACACCCGCTGGCCAATAAGGATGCGACGGGTCGCTTGCGTGCCGGTGCAGCAGTCGGCGTTGGCGCCGGTACCGAAGAGCGTGTCGAAGCGCTGGCTGAAGCTGGCGTTGACGTGATCGTTGTCGATACCGCACACGGCCACTCGCAGGGCGTGCTCGACCGTGTTCAGTGGGTCAAGAAAAACTTCCCGCAGATCGAAGTGATCGGCGGCAACATCGCCACGGCCGATGCAGCACGTGCACTGGTTGACATGGGCGCCGACGGCGTCAAGGTCGGCATCGGTCCCGGCTCGATCTGCACGACGCGTATCGTCGCCGGTGTCGGCGTACCGCAGATCACCGCCATCCAGAACGTTTCCGAAGCCCTCAAGGGTACCGGCGTGCCGATGATCGCCGACGGCGGCATTCGCTACTCCGGCGACATCGCCAAGGCGATTGCTGCCGGTGCCGACACGGTCATGCTCGGCGGTCTGTTCGCCGGTACCGAGGAAGCGCCGGGCGAGGTTGAACTATTCCAGGGCCGCTCCTACAAGTCCTACCGCGGCATGGGTTCGCTGGGTGCGATGCAGGCCGGTTCGTCGGATCGTTATTTCCAGGAAAACACCAATAACGTCGACAAATTCGTGCCGGAAGGTATCGAAGGTCGCGTGCCCTACAAGGGTTCGGTGCTCGCCGTCATCCACCAGCTGGTCGGCGGTCTGCGCTCCTCGATGGGCTACCTCGGCAGCCCGACGATTGCCCACATGCACGACAACGCCTGTTTTGTCGAAATCACTTCGGCTGGCATCCGCGAATCTCACGTTCACGACGTGCAGATCACCAAAGAAGCACCGAACTACCACCTCGACTGA
- the guaA gene encoding glutamine-hydrolyzing GMP synthase: MAHQKILILDFGSQVTQLIARRVREAKVFCEIHPYDVSEEFIRSYGAQGIILSGGPSSVTEGDTPRAPEVVFNLGVPVLGICYGMQTMAQQLGGKVMTAEAAGKAREFGYSEVRAHGHTALLKDIADFTTAEGHGMLKVWMSHGDSVMELPAGFKTMASTPSCPIAGMADESRKFYAVQFHPEVTHTVQGRAILESFVHGICGCGTDWVMGDYIAEAVAAIRAQVGSDDVILGLSGGVDSSVAAALIHRAIGDQLTCVFVDHGLLRLNEGDMVMDMFARNLGVKVIRVDAVDAFMGKLSGVSDPEQKRKIIGKEFVEVFQAESKKLVSAKWLAQGTIYPDVIESAGKGKKGAHTIKSHHNVGGLPEDMHLKLLEPLRELFKDEVRELGVALGLPREMVYRHPFPGPGLGVRILGEVTLKAAHLLQRADAIFIDELRATVATERDVAAGACTEADIGKTWYDLTSQAFAVFLPVKSVGVMGDGRTYENVVALRAVVTSDFMTAHWAHLPYELLGKVSNRIINEVRGLNRVVYDVSGKPPATIEWE; the protein is encoded by the coding sequence ATGGCTCACCAGAAAATCCTCATTCTCGACTTCGGCTCACAAGTCACCCAATTGATCGCCCGTCGCGTGCGCGAAGCCAAGGTGTTCTGCGAAATTCATCCGTACGATGTTTCCGAAGAGTTCATCCGCAGCTATGGCGCACAGGGCATCATCCTGTCCGGCGGCCCGAGCTCGGTGACAGAAGGCGATACGCCGCGCGCACCGGAAGTTGTGTTCAACCTGGGCGTGCCGGTACTCGGCATCTGCTACGGCATGCAGACCATGGCGCAGCAACTGGGCGGCAAGGTGATGACCGCTGAAGCAGCCGGCAAGGCACGCGAGTTTGGTTATTCGGAAGTCCGTGCCCACGGCCATACCGCGCTGTTGAAGGATATCGCTGACTTTACGACGGCCGAAGGCCACGGCATGCTCAAAGTCTGGATGAGTCACGGTGATTCGGTCATGGAACTGCCCGCCGGTTTCAAGACCATGGCTTCGACGCCATCCTGCCCGATCGCCGGCATGGCCGACGAGAGCCGCAAGTTCTACGCCGTCCAGTTCCACCCGGAAGTCACGCACACCGTGCAGGGCCGCGCCATTCTCGAAAGTTTCGTGCATGGCATCTGCGGTTGCGGCACCGACTGGGTCATGGGCGACTACATCGCCGAAGCGGTGGCCGCGATCCGCGCCCAGGTCGGTAGCGACGACGTCATCCTCGGCCTGTCCGGTGGTGTCGATTCCTCCGTTGCCGCCGCGCTCATCCACCGCGCCATCGGCGACCAGCTGACCTGCGTCTTCGTCGATCACGGCCTGCTGCGCCTGAACGAAGGCGACATGGTCATGGACATGTTCGCGCGCAACCTTGGTGTCAAAGTAATTCGCGTTGACGCGGTCGACGCCTTCATGGGCAAGCTTTCCGGCGTTTCCGATCCGGAACAGAAGCGCAAGATCATCGGCAAGGAGTTCGTCGAGGTCTTCCAGGCTGAATCGAAAAAACTGGTTTCCGCCAAATGGCTGGCCCAGGGCACGATCTACCCGGACGTGATCGAATCGGCCGGCAAGGGCAAAAAGGGCGCCCATACCATCAAGAGCCACCACAATGTCGGCGGCCTGCCGGAAGACATGCACCTCAAGCTGCTCGAGCCGCTGCGCGAACTGTTCAAGGATGAAGTGCGCGAACTCGGCGTCGCGCTCGGCCTGCCGCGCGAGATGGTCTATCGCCATCCTTTCCCCGGTCCGGGCCTGGGTGTGCGCATCCTCGGCGAAGTGACGCTGAAGGCGGCACACCTGCTGCAGCGTGCCGATGCGATCTTCATCGACGAACTGCGCGCGACGGTTGCCACCGAACGCGATGTCGCGGCCGGTGCCTGCACCGAAGCCGACATCGGCAAGACCTGGTACGACCTGACCAGCCAGGCTTTTGCCGTTTTCCTGCCGGTCAAGAGCGTCGGCGTGATGGGCGATGGCCGTACCTACGAGAACGTCGTCGCGCTGCGTGCCGTGGTGACCAGCGATTTCATGACTGCGCACTGGGCGCACCTGCCGTATGAACTGCTCGGCAAGGTGTCGAACCGCATCATCAACGAAGTGCGCGGCCTCAACCGCGTCGTGTACGACGTTTCGGGCAAGCCGCCAGCCACCATCGAGTGGGAATGA